One genomic window of Kosmotoga olearia TBF 19.5.1 includes the following:
- a CDS encoding ABC transporter ATP-binding protein: MRILTRDPEVHELLNYAKRYTKYQKLIFVFAPILLFVGILSPFLIRYLFDNIIAKADFSKLPVFVLLFIGIKGLERLLSVVVNYNIFKCGNQITHDEQVSFLKKVLRSPVESLAKKSTGDMISRATSDIPQLSRTISSVIPIIVLNIIELILFGGVLIYFSWQLALVVFATIPFYNFSVNIFNKKLKKFSTLEREKNSQVIESFREKIDGTATIKNLVKNEYFAEKFDEKVKEWLKVSNKYQLVTQTIEDFVTFIRGISPVLVLSFGGFLVMKGTITLGTLIGFYDFMNWIYEPIRVLSHFLISLKSATPVFRRIREIHEMDEEKSGEKIFEGVNKIEYKEVCFSYDNEPVLNGINLKINSNERVAIVGTSGAGKSTLITLLPRYFDPEKGNVMINGEDLRRYVLNKLRKKVIVVHQNDFLFNMSIRENIVLDDNFSEEEFREAIKIACVDKFIDKLENGYDTIVGERGSKLSDGQRQRVAIARAVIRNPKVLVLDEATSGVDSQTEEEIFNNLKKLNMTIIIISHRLSTIRKADRVVVLDKGRVVEEGTHEELVKKGLMYKKILESQLMA, encoded by the coding sequence TTGAGAATTCTTACACGTGATCCTGAAGTTCACGAACTTCTAAACTACGCAAAACGGTACACAAAATATCAGAAATTGATTTTCGTGTTTGCACCAATTCTGCTCTTCGTAGGGATTTTAAGCCCATTTCTTATAAGATATCTATTTGATAATATAATAGCAAAGGCTGACTTCTCCAAACTGCCGGTATTCGTACTCTTGTTTATAGGTATCAAAGGGCTCGAAAGGTTGCTTTCTGTTGTTGTGAACTACAACATCTTTAAGTGCGGTAACCAGATAACACACGATGAGCAGGTATCGTTTCTAAAAAAAGTTTTGCGATCTCCTGTAGAAAGCCTTGCCAAAAAGAGCACAGGTGACATGATCTCAAGAGCAACTTCGGATATCCCCCAACTTTCTAGAACAATAAGTTCTGTTATCCCAATTATCGTGTTGAATATCATAGAATTGATACTTTTTGGTGGGGTATTAATTTACTTCAGCTGGCAATTGGCGCTTGTTGTATTCGCAACCATTCCTTTTTATAACTTCTCTGTGAACATTTTTAACAAGAAACTAAAAAAATTCTCCACCCTCGAACGCGAAAAAAACAGCCAGGTTATCGAGAGTTTTAGAGAGAAAATAGATGGAACCGCTACAATAAAAAATCTCGTTAAGAACGAATATTTCGCTGAAAAATTTGATGAAAAGGTGAAAGAGTGGCTTAAGGTGAGCAACAAGTATCAACTTGTCACACAGACCATAGAGGATTTTGTAACATTTATAAGAGGGATAAGTCCCGTTCTCGTTTTGAGTTTCGGTGGTTTTCTTGTGATGAAAGGGACTATCACACTCGGTACGTTGATAGGTTTCTACGATTTCATGAACTGGATATATGAACCCATAAGGGTTCTGAGTCACTTTCTCATCTCCCTAAAGAGTGCGACTCCCGTTTTCAGAAGAATTCGTGAAATTCACGAAATGGACGAGGAGAAGAGCGGAGAAAAGATATTTGAAGGTGTAAACAAGATCGAATACAAAGAAGTATGCTTTTCGTATGACAATGAGCCTGTTTTGAATGGAATTAACTTGAAAATAAACTCAAACGAGCGTGTCGCAATCGTGGGAACAAGTGGTGCAGGAAAAAGTACGTTAATTACCCTTCTTCCCAGGTACTTTGATCCAGAAAAGGGAAACGTAATGATAAACGGTGAAGATTTAAGAAGGTACGTGTTAAACAAACTTAGAAAGAAAGTGATTGTGGTACACCAAAATGATTTCCTCTTCAATATGAGTATACGAGAAAATATAGTCCTTGATGATAACTTCAGTGAAGAAGAATTTAGAGAAGCCATCAAAATTGCATGTGTGGATAAATTCATCGACAAACTTGAGAACGGATACGACACTATTGTAGGAGAGAGAGGTTCAAAGTTATCCGATGGTCAAAGGCAGCGGGTTGCAATAGCACGTGCGGTTATCAGAAATCCAAAGGTACTCGTACTTGATGAAGCTACCTCCGGTGTTGATTCACAGACAGAAGAGGAAATATTCAACAACCTGAAGAAGCTGAATATGACGATTATCATCATTTCCCACAGATTATCGACAATAAGGAAGGCAGATAGGGTGGTTGTATTGGACAAAGGAAGAGTGGTTGAAGAGGGCACACACGAGGAATTGGTGAAAAAAGGTTTGATGTACAAGAAAATCCTGGAAAGCCAACTGATGGCGTGA
- a CDS encoding S41 family peptidase, with the protein MNKIICILIGILLIASTFTIAEQLFTPEQLREDLDFLVSKIVEEFYNPWLKVDEDVFWNLVAEKRAQLDHDMTWSEFYMIAAPLVAILHDQHSMLCPPTDAEIKVFPFRLRRVNGYAVVVNSICKLPVGAIVTKINGIPIENIIEELQVYGSSETLESSLNWRVNYFIQALPEWWGIEEFEITYLRRDGKKTLKIESASSKDYKWVPQPVRKRSPSFELHGSIGVLKIPSFNGSFRQEIIDRMEEALDSYITDLIIDVRSNPGGDLEPVISLMEYLVDKPTELTIGIGSKSHTREGTKYIVSKYNIYIYPAEKHFSGRVWILTDENVFSASLRFLSYTLKADIGTILGERSSETANFGSNRKGYLLPNTKCIANLSKTRILLLEEGRHIEPDIPINLSLDEKISWIIGEADPMIDEALRIVERASEE; encoded by the coding sequence GTGAATAAAATAATTTGCATACTCATAGGAATTCTTTTGATTGCTTCCACTTTCACAATAGCAGAACAGCTTTTTACTCCCGAGCAATTGAGAGAGGATTTAGATTTTCTCGTCTCCAAAATCGTTGAAGAGTTTTACAATCCCTGGCTCAAGGTAGATGAAGATGTATTCTGGAATCTTGTGGCAGAGAAAAGGGCTCAATTAGACCACGATATGACCTGGTCGGAATTCTACATGATAGCTGCTCCGTTGGTAGCCATTCTTCATGATCAACATTCCATGTTATGCCCTCCAACGGATGCCGAGATCAAGGTTTTCCCCTTCAGATTGCGCAGGGTAAACGGGTATGCCGTGGTAGTTAATTCAATCTGTAAACTGCCAGTTGGTGCCATTGTGACAAAGATCAACGGTATTCCAATTGAGAATATTATTGAAGAGCTGCAAGTGTATGGATCTTCTGAAACTCTTGAAAGCAGCTTAAACTGGCGGGTTAATTACTTCATCCAGGCACTACCAGAATGGTGGGGAATCGAGGAATTCGAGATCACCTATCTTCGCAGAGATGGGAAAAAAACACTGAAGATTGAATCTGCATCTTCAAAAGACTATAAATGGGTCCCCCAACCGGTAAGAAAAAGAAGCCCATCATTTGAACTACATGGTTCTATCGGGGTATTGAAAATCCCAAGTTTTAATGGGTCATTTCGACAAGAAATAATAGACAGGATGGAAGAAGCTCTGGATAGCTACATTACTGATCTGATTATAGACGTTAGAAGCAATCCGGGAGGTGATCTAGAGCCTGTGATAAGCCTGATGGAATATCTTGTAGATAAACCAACTGAGTTAACCATAGGAATCGGATCAAAATCCCACACCAGGGAGGGAACCAAATACATTGTTTCAAAGTACAACATATACATCTATCCAGCTGAAAAGCATTTTTCTGGAAGAGTGTGGATTTTGACAGATGAGAATGTTTTCTCTGCAAGTCTCAGATTCCTTAGTTATACATTGAAAGCTGATATCGGAACGATTCTTGGGGAACGGTCCAGTGAAACAGCTAACTTCGGTTCGAATCGAAAAGGATACTTACTACCAAACACAAAATGCATCGCAAATCTGTCAAAAACGAGGATCTTGCTTCTTGAAGAGGGAAGACATATAGAGCCGGATATTCCCATAAACCTGAGCCTTGATGAAAAGATCTCATGGATAATTGGAGAAGCTGATCCCATGATTGACGAAGCTCTGCGAATTGTTGAAAGGGCATCAGAAGAATGA
- a CDS encoding radical SAM/SPASM domain-containing protein produces the protein MHESHYNLVMKVDTDAFLLFNSLSGSADLVDSAVVKVLRGQLINDRVEKYLISRGYLTSKTIIEEKSDMKRFFTEVCQTLFKNKEYGFVITYKCNLACPYCFEASVKEGIVGKRTTVIDDRRIEKAFEVIDFFDDLGDNKKISIKLYGGEPLMPENRRAVEYIIKNAITRDRKIAVITNGIYLNEYIDYLAKYKDRIDFVQVSLDGPKNEHDKRRVSISGNGTFDRIIHNIELVLLKGIKTSIRILVDSENEHTIPELIKFLKYHNWPNQDKLSCFFASTSAPNSNTLHNYSKVAIWKKICQYYEKGLLNEIFSEPIVYPFKDLFINKVWSPRFFACNAHTGLMIFDPYGMIYPCWKAVGQSELSIGRFYPSFKLNKASKRWKSRSVFMLKKCAGCEFSAICGGGCAYSAYVKHGTILEGSCEEMEVIKNVYLPFAYQRYLKKS, from the coding sequence ATGCATGAAAGTCATTACAACTTAGTAATGAAAGTAGACACAGACGCTTTTTTGCTTTTCAATTCGTTATCCGGTTCAGCTGACTTAGTAGATTCAGCGGTTGTAAAAGTCCTTAGAGGGCAACTAATTAACGATAGAGTCGAAAAATACTTAATATCAAGAGGTTATCTTACCAGCAAGACAATAATTGAAGAGAAAAGTGATATGAAACGTTTCTTCACAGAAGTTTGCCAAACTTTATTTAAGAACAAAGAATATGGTTTTGTAATTACATATAAATGCAATTTAGCTTGTCCCTACTGTTTTGAGGCTTCTGTGAAAGAGGGTATTGTGGGTAAAAGAACTACTGTCATAGATGATCGGAGAATAGAAAAAGCTTTCGAGGTCATTGACTTTTTTGATGATCTTGGAGATAATAAAAAGATTTCTATTAAGTTGTATGGCGGAGAACCTTTAATGCCAGAAAATAGAAGAGCTGTTGAATATATAATAAAAAACGCAATAACAAGAGATAGAAAAATTGCAGTTATTACAAATGGTATCTATCTTAACGAGTATATAGATTATCTGGCAAAATACAAAGACAGAATAGATTTTGTCCAGGTGAGTTTGGATGGTCCAAAAAATGAACATGATAAAAGACGGGTCAGTATTTCCGGAAATGGAACTTTCGATAGAATTATTCATAATATCGAGTTAGTGTTACTCAAAGGCATAAAAACATCGATCCGAATCCTTGTGGATTCAGAAAACGAACATACTATTCCAGAACTGATAAAATTCCTAAAATACCATAATTGGCCGAATCAAGACAAATTATCTTGTTTTTTTGCATCCACGTCGGCCCCTAATAGCAACACGTTACATAACTATTCGAAGGTAGCAATTTGGAAGAAGATCTGTCAGTATTATGAAAAAGGTTTATTAAACGAAATATTTAGCGAACCAATAGTCTATCCTTTTAAGGATTTGTTCATAAACAAAGTATGGAGTCCTCGTTTCTTCGCATGTAATGCGCATACGGGGCTTATGATTTTTGATCCTTACGGAATGATTTATCCCTGCTGGAAAGCTGTGGGGCAATCTGAACTTTCCATCGGAAGATTTTATCCCTCATTTAAACTAAATAAAGCAAGCAAAAGGTGGAAATCGAGATCTGTTTTTATGTTGAAGAAATGTGCTGGCTGTGAATTCTCAGCGATTTGTGGTGGAGGTTGTGCCTATTCTGCATACGTAAAGCATGGCACAATTCTAGAAGGCTCATGCGAAGAAATGGAGGTTATTAAGAATGTTTACTTGCCATTTGCCTACCAAAGATATCTTAAAAAATCGTGA
- a CDS encoding radical SAM/SPASM domain-containing protein, with product MGNYHFIVNNLPTIKREFYLFSTTSNETILWHKPTLSIYTLDETNTKFFKLLLKNNTEEINEILTVLPNSENTINQLKQLLSIKTVTKNHVERLALLVSQECPLKCVYCYANGGTYGEGGLMNISTLENTLTVFYNLYGYIETIQLFGGEPLLNLKAIKKLIETLKILTNEKKISASPKISLETGLGVSQKNVEELVKLIKDNSSLFEFEIVVSLDGPEIIQNTLRPFKDGSPSYNRVIENLDILRNIYQPKAIEVTYTKKHLEFGFSREDLKNFFAQKLGITSLMIVPVISNHPDLLIGTDLFTNSVIDILKLIEKLKTSRKFENQDEISKRIKVYLSNIFNSNPTEYFCGAGITSFAVSAQGDIYPCQLVVGKNKFKIANVNDDLSEVSKKLEVMKEKYKVLNSKSNDTMCKECFLEYLCEGCVFEEHVLGKSSDATIPHEYCKIKMEIVKKIFDEKVWEWLY from the coding sequence ATGGGAAATTACCACTTCATAGTTAATAATCTACCAACTATAAAAAGAGAATTTTATCTTTTTTCAACTACCAGCAATGAAACTATACTATGGCACAAGCCCACGTTATCTATATACACTTTAGACGAAACAAACACAAAATTCTTCAAGCTACTTCTAAAAAATAACACGGAGGAAATAAACGAAATCCTAACTGTGCTTCCTAATTCCGAAAATACTATTAACCAATTAAAGCAGCTTCTTTCAATAAAAACAGTAACTAAAAACCATGTGGAAAGATTGGCTCTTTTAGTATCACAAGAGTGCCCTCTCAAATGTGTTTATTGCTACGCAAATGGTGGAACATATGGTGAAGGCGGATTAATGAATATTTCGACATTAGAAAATACATTGACAGTTTTCTATAATTTATACGGTTATATTGAAACTATTCAGCTTTTTGGTGGTGAGCCACTGTTAAATCTCAAAGCAATTAAAAAATTAATAGAGACTTTGAAAATATTGACAAACGAAAAAAAGATTTCAGCATCACCAAAAATTAGCCTTGAAACAGGATTGGGTGTTTCCCAGAAAAATGTAGAGGAGCTGGTGAAGTTAATCAAAGATAACAGTTCACTATTTGAATTTGAAATAGTTGTAAGTCTTGACGGGCCTGAAATAATTCAAAACACTTTACGACCATTTAAAGACGGAAGTCCTTCATATAACAGAGTTATTGAAAATCTTGACATCCTGAGGAATATCTACCAACCAAAGGCGATTGAAGTAACTTACACGAAAAAACATTTGGAGTTTGGATTTTCTCGTGAGGATTTAAAGAATTTTTTTGCTCAGAAACTAGGAATAACAAGTCTTATGATTGTACCCGTTATATCAAATCATCCTGACCTATTAATAGGAACTGATTTGTTTACAAATAGCGTTATCGACATTCTTAAGTTAATAGAAAAATTAAAAACATCACGTAAATTTGAAAACCAAGACGAAATTTCTAAAAGAATAAAAGTATATTTGAGTAACATATTTAATTCAAATCCAACAGAATATTTTTGTGGAGCTGGCATAACAAGTTTTGCTGTCTCAGCCCAAGGTGATATTTACCCATGCCAACTTGTTGTTGGAAAGAACAAATTTAAAATTGCCAACGTCAACGATGATTTAAGTGAAGTTTCTAAAAAATTGGAAGTCATGAAAGAAAAATATAAGGTTTTAAATTCAAAAAGTAACGATACAATGTGCAAAGAATGCTTTTTAGAATATCTCTGTGAAGGCTGTGTTTTTGAAGAGCATGTTTTAGGAAAATCTAGTGATGCAACTATTCCACACGAGTACTGCAAAATAAAAATGGAAATTGTCAAGAAAATTTTTGATGAAAAGGTTTGGGAGTGGTTATATTGA
- a CDS encoding IS3-like element ISKol7 family transposase (programmed frameshift), whose translation MAKKLSAEEKMAIILEGLRREKSVSQICREHGISQAQYYKWRDRFLEGAKEGLENGKKSRVKQLEEKIEELEKVIGKQTIVIETFKKNSSASRQREIVTLLLNEGFSVSEALRYLKISRSTYYYKPREYSRRTNDEEILKEIEELKREHPYWGYRRIWAMLRKKGNKLNRKRVYRIMKENGLLFKVEHKKACRTIQKKIKPTRPREVLGIDMTKVFTRDAGWAYYIAVIDWYTREILGSEISLRCRTEEWLKALDRALNEGYPEGVRGEEVILVSDNGSQPTSTKFLKECAVLGIKQIFTSYNNPKGNANTERYFRTYKEEVAWVLDNPSYEELIEKTKTFETFYNEEYPHSALGYKSPKEVFEESVSLHKIA comes from the exons ATGGCAAAGAAACTCTCGGCAGAAGAAAAGATGGCAATAATTCTGGAAGGGCTTCGTCGAGAAAAGAGCGTTTCTCAAATCTGCAGAGAACATGGAATTTCACAAGCTCAGTATTACAAATGGCGTGACAGGTTTCTCGAAGGAGCCAAAGAAGGCTTGGAAAACGGGAAGAAATCCAGGGTAAAGCAGCTCGAAGAAAAAATCGAAGAACTCGAGAAGGTAATTGGGAAACAGACCATCGTCATTGAGACCT TTAAAAAAAACAGTAGTGCATCCAGGCAACGGGAAATAGTGACATTGCTCCTTAATGAGGGATTTAGCGTTTCAGAAGCGCTGAGGTATTTGAAAATCAGCCGGAGCACGTATTACTACAAGCCCAGGGAATACAGTCGAAGAACGAATGATGAAGAAATACTCAAAGAAATAGAAGAACTCAAACGAGAACACCCTTACTGGGGATATCGTCGAATCTGGGCGATGTTGAGGAAAAAGGGCAACAAGCTCAACCGAAAGAGAGTATACCGGATAATGAAAGAGAATGGATTGCTGTTCAAAGTTGAGCACAAAAAAGCTTGTAGAACCATTCAAAAAAAGATAAAGCCAACCAGGCCCAGAGAGGTGCTTGGGATCGACATGACAAAAGTATTCACAAGAGATGCTGGTTGGGCATATTACATAGCAGTGATAGATTGGTACACAAGAGAAATCCTTGGATCGGAAATAAGTCTCAGGTGTAGGACGGAAGAATGGTTGAAAGCGTTGGACAGAGCCTTAAATGAGGGGTATCCCGAAGGTGTGCGGGGCGAAGAAGTAATACTGGTGAGCGATAACGGCAGCCAACCGACAAGCACGAAGTTTCTGAAAGAATGTGCTGTACTGGGGATAAAACAGATATTCACGAGCTACAACAACCCAAAAGGTAATGCCAACACGGAAAGGTATTTCAGAACATACAAAGAAGAAGTTGCATGGGTACTGGACAATCCGAGTTACGAAGAGCTAATCGAAAAGACCAAAACTTTTGAAACGTTTTACAATGAAGAATATCCACACAGTGCACTAGGTTACAAGAGTCCCAAAGAGGTATTCGAAGAATCCGTGAGTCTACACAAAATTGCTTGA
- a CDS encoding ABC transporter ATP-binding protein produces the protein MEKTVERIEKIISIESISKEIKGRNILKNVSFDILRGEILALVGPNGAGKTTTVRCLSGIFNIDSGVINKMEGLDISVMPEKDFFWEKYTGWKNIKICFDYFKGILTREKIEYYINMLGLSGFLTKKVYTYSKGTKRKLSFVLALLSDPDLLILDEPMSGLDPLSRKNMRNLILELNEDGKSILLTSHDLAEVEKLADRVIVMKDGKILVDNLINDTLSKYKSLEDLFFDIVGRN, from the coding sequence ATGGAAAAAACAGTTGAAAGAATCGAAAAAATTATTTCCATTGAGTCTATTTCCAAAGAAATAAAGGGTAGAAATATCCTAAAAAACGTTTCTTTTGATATATTACGCGGAGAAATCCTAGCACTTGTTGGCCCAAATGGTGCGGGAAAAACGACTACCGTTCGTTGCTTATCGGGGATTTTCAATATTGATTCCGGTGTGATAAATAAAATGGAGGGTTTAGATATCTCTGTAATGCCGGAGAAAGATTTTTTCTGGGAAAAATACACAGGATGGAAGAACATAAAAATATGTTTTGACTATTTCAAAGGAATTTTAACTAGGGAAAAGATTGAGTACTACATAAACATGTTAGGCCTTTCAGGATTTCTAACAAAAAAAGTCTACACTTATTCAAAAGGTACAAAGAGAAAATTATCTTTTGTCCTGGCGCTTTTGAGTGACCCAGATCTTCTGATTCTTGACGAACCTATGAGTGGTCTTGATCCCCTTTCAAGGAAAAACATGAGAAATCTGATTCTTGAGTTGAACGAAGATGGTAAGAGTATTTTACTAACATCTCACGATTTGGCAGAAGTTGAGAAACTTGCGGACAGAGTAATCGTGATGAAAGATGGAAAGATATTGGTCGATAATTTGATAAACGATACCCTATCAAAATATAAAAGTCTTGAAGATCTGTTCTTTGATATAGTGGGGAGGAATTAG
- a CDS encoding IS256-like element ISKol2 family transposase — protein MGNFDREAMKRLVRERKLKTTKDAENLVKELFGDIIKEMLEAELEEELGYSKHDYRNKETDNSRNGYSKKTVNSSYGKIELSIPRDRKGEFEPIVVKKHQRSIASIEDQILSMYARGMTYRDIQAHLKDIYGSELSIESISRITDKIIPIVSEWRNRPLEEVYTIIYMDAIFFKVSENNQIRNKALYIAFGVNLEGMKDVLGMWIAQSEGSKYWLGVLNELKNRGVKGVMFFSIDGLKGMEEAIEAVYPQAKIQRCVVHQIRYSMKFVSWKDKKKFAADLKSVYTADTKEAAWNALMAFEEKWGEKYPFSIKSWKDNWEALTTYFEYPKEIRKLIYTTNPIESLNSQLRKVTKNRGVFPNDMALMKLAYLAINNITRKWTVRINEWDKILATLMIEFDWVKSYV, from the coding sequence GTGGGAAACTTCGACAGAGAAGCAATGAAGAGATTGGTACGAGAAAGGAAATTAAAAACGACAAAAGACGCGGAAAATCTAGTAAAGGAATTATTTGGAGACATCATTAAAGAGATGTTGGAAGCGGAACTTGAAGAAGAACTTGGTTATTCTAAGCATGACTACAGAAACAAAGAAACGGATAACTCACGAAACGGTTATTCGAAAAAGACAGTGAACAGCTCTTACGGTAAAATAGAACTTTCGATTCCCAGGGATCGCAAAGGTGAATTCGAACCAATAGTGGTTAAAAAGCACCAGCGAAGCATAGCTTCCATAGAGGACCAGATATTGTCTATGTATGCCCGGGGAATGACATACAGGGACATACAGGCACATCTTAAGGACATATACGGTTCTGAACTGTCAATTGAAAGTATAAGCAGGATAACAGACAAGATAATCCCTATTGTTTCCGAATGGAGAAACAGACCCCTTGAAGAGGTATATACCATAATCTACATGGACGCTATCTTTTTCAAAGTTTCTGAGAACAACCAGATAAGAAACAAGGCTTTGTATATAGCCTTTGGGGTAAATCTGGAAGGAATGAAAGATGTCCTAGGAATGTGGATAGCTCAGAGTGAAGGTTCAAAATACTGGCTTGGTGTGCTAAATGAACTGAAAAACCGAGGAGTTAAAGGTGTAATGTTCTTTTCAATAGATGGATTAAAGGGAATGGAAGAGGCAATAGAAGCGGTATATCCCCAGGCTAAAATCCAGAGATGCGTAGTACACCAGATAAGATATTCCATGAAATTTGTATCCTGGAAAGACAAAAAGAAATTCGCTGCTGATCTGAAATCGGTATACACAGCGGATACAAAAGAAGCAGCATGGAATGCTCTTATGGCCTTTGAAGAGAAATGGGGAGAAAAGTATCCATTCAGCATTAAAAGCTGGAAAGATAACTGGGAAGCCCTCACGACCTATTTCGAATATCCCAAAGAAATTAGAAAATTGATTTACACGACAAATCCCATAGAATCCCTGAACAGCCAACTCAGGAAGGTAACAAAGAACAGAGGTGTTTTCCCCAATGATATGGCTCTCATGAAACTTGCATATCTCGCCATTAACAACATAACCAGAAAATGGACCGTGAGAATAAACGAATGGGATAAAATCCTTGCCACTTTGATGATAGAATTTGATTGGGTGAAATCCTATGTCTGA
- a CDS encoding radical SAM/SPASM domain-containing protein, translating into MNHYVNREIEYYTTSLLGKNFVFFPETISLLEIDNKLFELLKKGETYQNIVLPKEVLEIFEQYGRLNKTKSEETKLKQVTHFRGLTLDVTQECNMRCAYCYENSKEFDRLSRMDSETAKKAIIKLLKPDMDNQRRRLTFFGGEPLLNFDLIEMIVSYVEKMWPDRFSFGITTNATLIDTKIADFLTKKKFSVLVSLDGLERTQNILRPLKDSENSFIKTIHGIKLLNEKGLKPSIRCTSTSVNSDLSNFAEVFKELSIRKLYVAVVSTSNEHMIPESFELTSSYQKLYEYFRHKNGTFLGLVSSTAKKIESKEFSANCTAGRTMVTLASNGDVYICHRKVGVSSFFIGNVISNTFEEIVLTSKSKLNKLSSKIEECKNCWARNLCSGICMATIGLPEKHFRVYCEFVKKAIELSFVEVARKKSNSVPTTTGS; encoded by the coding sequence ATGAATCATTACGTAAACAGAGAGATTGAATATTATACTACATCACTTTTGGGTAAGAATTTCGTGTTTTTTCCTGAAACGATTTCTCTATTAGAGATAGATAATAAGTTATTTGAGTTACTGAAAAAGGGTGAAACTTACCAGAACATCGTTCTTCCAAAAGAGGTACTCGAAATTTTCGAACAATATGGTAGGTTGAATAAAACAAAAAGTGAAGAAACTAAGTTAAAACAAGTAACACATTTTCGAGGTTTAACCTTAGATGTAACACAAGAGTGTAACATGAGATGTGCTTATTGTTATGAAAATTCGAAAGAGTTTGACCGATTATCTCGTATGGATTCTGAAACAGCAAAAAAAGCAATTATTAAATTATTGAAGCCAGACATGGATAATCAAAGAAGAAGACTGACATTCTTTGGTGGGGAGCCTTTGCTAAATTTCGATTTGATAGAGATGATAGTATCATATGTAGAAAAAATGTGGCCAGATCGATTTTCCTTTGGTATAACAACAAATGCTACTTTGATAGATACAAAAATTGCAGATTTTCTTACTAAGAAAAAATTCAGTGTTTTAGTTAGTCTTGATGGCCTAGAGAGAACCCAGAATATCTTACGTCCTCTAAAAGACTCAGAGAACAGTTTTATCAAAACGATTCATGGTATAAAACTGTTGAACGAAAAGGGGCTAAAACCGTCAATAAGATGTACTTCAACATCTGTGAATTCAGATTTATCGAATTTTGCAGAAGTCTTCAAAGAACTATCTATTAGGAAACTCTATGTTGCCGTTGTTAGCACCAGTAATGAACACATGATTCCCGAAAGCTTCGAATTAACTTCCAGCTATCAAAAACTCTATGAGTATTTTAGACACAAGAATGGTACTTTTCTTGGATTGGTGTCAAGCACAGCTAAGAAAATTGAATCAAAAGAATTCTCCGCAAATTGCACTGCGGGGCGTACGATGGTTACTCTGGCTAGTAATGGTGATGTGTATATTTGCCATAGAAAGGTCGGTGTATCTAGCTTCTTCATTGGAAATGTCATCTCAAATACATTTGAGGAGATAGTACTAACATCTAAGTCAAAGTTGAATAAATTGAGTTCAAAAATAGAAGAATGCAAGAACTGTTGGGCTCGTAATTTATGTTCTGGTATTTGCATGGCTACTATCGGACTACCTGAAAAGCATTTTCGTGTTTACTGTGAGTTTGTGAAAAAAGCGATCGAATTGTCATTTGTTGAGGTAGCGCGAAAAAAATCGAACTCTGTTCCCACCACAACAGGGAGTTAG